The Helicobacter ganmani nucleotide sequence AGAGGCTAGAGCTAAATTGTCCGCGTATAAAAAAGTGTTGCAATGTATTTTAGGTGAGGAGGAATAAATTTTTAAGAGATTCTATCTACAAATTAAGAACGAATCCCTAAAAATAGGGCTTAAATAAGAACACTTAAAGCAAAAAGCTTGTATAATATGTGCGGATTTAAGGTATCGGCTTTCTCAAAAAGGAGGCGATATGGCAGAAGTTATAATCGTTTTAATTATTATGCTCTTGCTCATTGTAGCTATAAAAAGCTAGATAAGCAAGAAACTTTTATTTAAAAACATTTTAATTTTATGCCACTTCCGCTTATAAAAGCCTTAAATCCCTTGCAAATCTAAAGCCACTTAAGCGGGAGTGGTTTTAGTCTTTAAAGAAAATCCTCCCTTACTCCTAGAGAAAAAATAAAAATATGATACAATAAATTTTAAAAGGAAAAAACAATGGAAACACCAAATATACAGGTTAATACAAATATAGAAAACAGCGAAATTTTCTCCCCGATGCTTTTAGCATTCCTAAAACAAAAGATTAAAGAGCTAGGACAAGAGAAAAACGAACAAATCATTATGGAATCTCTTAAGGTAGTAGCAGATGAGATTTCTCATAAACAAACCATTAATGCAAAGGCAATCAAAGAGGAACTAGAGGAAAAGCTCAAAAATGAGTTAGCCACAAAAGATTTTGTAAGAGCAGAGATTAATCAAGTTAGAACAGAAATTGCGGAAGCCAAACAGGAATTAAAATTAGAAATTGCGGGAGTAAGAACAGAAATGTCAGAATCCCAAAAGAAACAAATGTGGCTCATTGTTAGCACAGGCGTAATGTCCGCAGTTGTGATTATTGGTGCAAATTTTGCATTGATTAAATTCCTCGTTGATACATTCTTGACTGCCCTAGCAAATATGAAGTAAAAGTAAGATACTGCCTCTTATATTTCTATGTCTTGCAAAAATGTAGCCCTATGTGTTATGGGTTTTGGGAGATATTTTGCATAGGTTTTATAAGTTTCTGTTAAATCCTTGTGTCCCATCATCTTACACCCTACCCACATAGGCTCTTCCCCTTTACTTAGCATAATAGAGGCAAAGGAATGCCTTGTATCATAAAGCCGACGCCTTTGAAGTTTTAGCTGTTTTTGTAAAGCATAAAACTCACTTCTTATTTTATAGCGTGGTAAAACGATAATTCTTTGTTCTAGGGATTGATATTTTAAGGTTTTTAAATGGTTATAGACTATGTCTAGCATATCAATCACGCGATTGCTTGAGAGAGTTTTTGGGCTGTCTATTATGCCTTTATCTGATAAACTTTTATTAATAATAATCTCTCTTGTTTGCAAGTTAATATCTTTAAATGTTAAAGCCAAAATCTCACCTGTCCTAGCTCCGCAAAAAAATCCTAAAATTAGATAAGTCTTTAAATCATCTTGTGCGTTTTTAATGAGATTCAAAGCTTCCTCTAGTGAAAAAGGATTAATCGTCTCTTTTGGAGTTTGTTGTTTCATTTTGGGAAGAAATATAGGGTTTTTGTCTATTAAATCATTATCTATAGCATATTTAAAAAACGATTTAAAAATAATGAAATAGAGTTTAATTGTTTTTTGACTATAACCCCTTTTAATTAAAAATTCTAAAAATAATACATTGTGTTTTCGTTTAAAATCACTCAAAAAAATAAGGTTAAATTCCTTTAAAAAAATTAATGCACCCTTAATCACAGAACTATAAAAATCTTTTGTCCTTTCTTTTAAAAATCTTTTTTCTTTTAAAAAATTTTCAGAGACTACTTTAAAGGTGAAAGGCTCTTGCTCTCTGCTAACCACATTTGAATCATCATTAAGGCTTTCATATTTAGCTCTAGCCTCTTTTATATTGTCTTGGAAAAGCAAAATGTTTGCTTCTACAAATTCAATGGCTTTGGAAGTTTTTTTAATCCCTGTTGATTTGCGAAAGCGTTTGCCATTTTTGTAGTAATCTATATAGATTGTATTGTTTCTAATGTAAATATTTTTCATTAAAATCTCATAAAATGGAAAGTTAAGTAAAGATTATAGCATAATTCAAAGGAGATAATTTAAGTTTTTTATATCATCGTATATAACGAGCTTATAAAGATTTTTGAGTTAATTTTTAAGCTAAATTAAAGTAAAATTGCTTTTGGACGAAACTTAATGTAAGTTTAATTGAAATTTTTTGCCTAAATGATTCTTATAATTTGGGTTGGTTCAAGCTCCTTAAAATGCTTGATAATATCCTATTATATGGAATTATAAGATTTTTACAAAATGAAAGTAATTAATTTTATTTTTTAAGTTTTATGAATCTTAAACTTAAATAAGATTAATGTTCTTGAAACTTAAAGTCCTATTTTATGAGATTGAAAGCATTTTAAAATGATAACTTAAATCATTATATTAGATATAAATATTAAGATAATTGTAGAACATTCTTGTTTAAATTCTTTAAATTATCCTAAAATAAATTAAAATATTGATTTAAGCTAAATTTTGTTGAAAAAAATTAAGTTCCCCAAAATGTTGTTTAAAATTATTTTTCTATTTAATTCTAATACCTATTTTACGATATTTTTTATTTTTTAAGTTCCCCAAAATGTTGTTTTTATTTCTTAATTATATAAAACAAATATTAAAGGGAATAAAAGTTTAATATTATATATAATTCTTGGAGATTTAGAATTAAATTTAAATTTAATTTATTAAAAATTTTTTATAAAACAACTTTTTGGGGATTAAATTTAGCTTAAAATTTCATTCTATACGCTTTTAGAAAATATAAAATTAATCTTAAATTGCACAAGTTTTTTTAAAAGAAACTTCCTAATAAACGAGCTTTCCTAAGAAAAAAATCCCCAAAAAGTTGTTTTGTTTTTTACTTTTTCTCCTGCTACAATCCTCGCAAATATTTATTTTTTAGGACATTTGAATGAATACAGAAATGAATCAATTAGACAATCAAGAGTTTGTCTTTGGCGATTTGGATTCTTTACAAGAGCAGGTAGCTTTGAAAAATTCTGCGCAAAATAATGAAAAAGAGCCTGAATTAACAGGAGAAATTGTAAGAGAATGGGACGATTTAAGTAGAGATAATTTAGACCTTTTAGATAGGTTTGATGAACAAACAAAAAGAGAAAATGAATTGTCGCAAGAATGGTATGACAAAGAAGCTAAAGAAGACGAGTATCAGAAATTTTTAGAAAAGTTAGAGCCTGATGAGATTCAATGCAGAGTGCAAGAAAAAACCCAAGAGGAAATTGACCTTAAATACTCTTTAGCTAAGATGAAGCAAGATTTAGATTTTAATTCACAAACTCAAGAGGAGAAACAAGAAGTAGATTTAATTTATCCCGCACAAAAAAGAGAATTTTTGAATGAAACTTTGGAAGTTGTGGATAAAGGCATTACGCCAAATATCAAAGAGTCTTTAAGCATTTTAGAGAGGCTTGATGAAGTGGAATCGCAAATTGCAAAGAAAGAAAAGGAGCTAAATGCAAATAGTGAGCAAAACAAAGATTCCTCCTCTCCCTCTAAAACAATTTTAGATTCTGAAATTGATGAAGCTTTGCAAAAACAACAACAAGAGCAACAAGAATTGCACCAAAAAGAGCTAGAATCTTTGCAAAAAGAAAAAGAAACACTAGAAAAAAACTTTGAAGCAAGTATTGAAAATCTCATCAAACAAGGCGATGTGAAAGACTTGCTTAAGAATTTACAAACATTGGATAAAGCGTTTGCGGAATTTTTAAAGAAAACCAAAGAGGAATGCGATTTGTTAGCAAAACAACGCATTGAAAAACTAGAACTCGCAATGCAAAGTCAAAGTGTTAAAGAGGTGGTAAGCGAATTTGTAAAGGAATTGCACACCAATTGCAAAGAAGTAAAGGAACAAAGCAAAGAGTTAGAATCGCAAAAAGAATGCTTTGAAGCCTTGCAAAAACAACAGCAAAAATGCCTTAAAGGTGATGAAAAATCAATGAGCGATGCTAGATTTGAATTAGGACAGAATCTTGTATGGCTTAATGAAAATCACCCCACTTTCAAAGAAAATTATCCAAAATTTTACAAAGAGCTTGAGAGGACACTCAAAGAGCCACAACAACAAAAGCAAAAACAACAAGAGAACACAAGACAAAGGAGTGCGTAATGTTAAAACAAAGTTTTGTTTCTCTAAGTCTTGCTTGTATGCTTTTATCACAAGCAAATGCAAGTGGAATCCCGACCGTAGATGTTGCCGCAATCCAACAAGCAGTTCTAAATTACAACCAAATGATTAAGCAATATGAGCAAATGCTTAAAGATACAATGAATTTTGAAAAGCAAATGGACGATATGGGCGTAAATATGAATAGCGTGAATGAAATTTTAGGAAACACTCTAGGCTTAGTTAAAGATATGCAGAATCTCTACGATTCTATTGTTTCTATTCCTGATGATATTTTAGGTGATGTAAGTAAAGTGCAGAATGCTTGCAGTTTTTTAGAGAGCAAAAGTAGCTATTTTAAAACAAAAATGAACCAAATCAATGGAATTAAAAATAAGGTAAATCGTTGTTCTATTGCCATTGCCAATACTACGGATATTAGCAAAAGCATTGAGGATTTAATGAAACAAGCCGATAAGATTGCTGATTTTGAGGAGTATCAAAAGGTAATGCAAGAAATAGAAAATGTTAGAGTTGCAAATGAATTTTTACAACAAAAACAAAATGAGGAGAACGCCAATCGCATACTTGCCTTTTACGACACCTATAAAGAGGAGAATGCCAACAATGTGTATTCTCAAAGCAAACACAATTCCGATTTAAGAGAGTTATCTAAGGCTCTTACAAAGCCAAACAATCAAAAACAAGCCCAAGCACTAACCAATTCCTTGCTTTTAAAGATTTTAGAATCCAATCATAGACAATATGAGATGAATTTAGAATTTTATAAAACGATGACTGCCTTTAAAATGCAAGAACATAAAAGTGATATTGCAGAGGAAAGTTATCAAAAGACTTACACAAAGCCTACAATCAACGAGAAATTCCTAAATTATCAATACCAAGATTCACAATTTGAAACGGATTCTTTAGGATTCCCGATTATCACACTAGATTTAGTAAAATAAAGGAAACACAATGAAAACACAATTTTTAACCAAAGCAACTCTAAGTCTTGCGCTTGTAGGAAGTTTAAGCATTTTAAATGCGCAAAGTCTTTCTAATGGTGTAAAGATTCAAACCTTAAGCGGAGATACAAAATTATCCTGTGAAGCCTTGCTGTGTCTTGCAAGCCCAATCAAACCTAGCGAATGCTCCCCCTCACTTGCAAGATACTTTGGAATCAGTGCAAAAAAATGGAAAGATACGATTACCAAGCGAAAGAATTTCTTAAAGCTTTGTCCTGTGGATAATAGCGATTCACAAATGGTTTATTATAGAGACCAAGTTGTTGCAAATTTAGATTCTGAATGCACGATTCCTGCTTTAAATAAAAGAGTAGAAAAACAAGTCATAAGATTAGAAAAGGTGTGTGCAGTTGTTGGCGATAATGGTTGTGCTACTTTCAAAGAAATTAATATTTATGGTTTTAGAGTAAATCCGAATCTACCTAGAAGTTGTGCCCTCCTTGCTTCCTCTGCTTATACTGATTATCGTTTGAAATATACTTGCAATAAGCAATTCTATGATGAAATAAGCTGGAATCGCGGTTATGAGTTAAAAGAAGTCTCACAAAATATCTATTTAACACTCAAAGAGAGTGAGAGAGAACAAGGAAGCAAGTTGATTCCTATTAGCCGAAGTGAATTTAACAAATTACCACAAGAACAACGCAAAATCACACAGAATTACAATGCTTTTGGAAATTATATTTCACAATATAACAAAATTGTCGTGGTTTTCTATCAAAAAATCCCCATTAAGAAAGATTGCTGGATAAATGGTTAAAACTAATCTTGTTAAATTGCCTCTTGATGAAATTTTATTAAGCAATGGTTGGAACATTAAAAAAGATAAGGATTCTAAAAATTACAGAGCTTTAGAAAACTTAGAAACGGGTGATTGCGTCATTATCTCAAGACGACAAAATGGTGATTATCTCTATTTTAATCCCAACGATAATCAAGACAGAGGCAATATTTACAATTTTTGCAAGAATCGCGGGATTAAATTTGATTACAATGCGCTAGATATTAAAAACTTGCAAGAAAAACTAGCAACTAGCACCCTTAAACCTCTTACCAAAACACAAGAGGACGAAAAAACACAGCAGATTCTCAATGTTTTTAAAGAGTTTCAAGAATTGCCTTTTAACAACCCTTTATTTTCTAAGAGAGATTTAAATCCCGATTTGCTTCAGGAGATTATGGGATTAAAGCAAGATGATTTTGACAATATTGTTGTGCCAAGCTACACTTTAGAGACATTACAAGCAACCAAAAAGAATTTTTTAAAACAAAAAGGCTATGTGAGCTATTTGAATCGCCCTATTGTGAGAGAGAATCCCAATACAAAAGAAAAGAAATTCATTAAGCAACTTTGTTATGGCAAAAAAGGCTTAGAAATTCTAAAAACAAGGGAGACTAAGGATTTTAAAAGTGTGCAAACGCTTATTGTTTCAGAATCCAGCATTGATTCTTTAAGTTTTATAGAATTAAAGAAAATAGAGCCTAAAAATATGCTTCTATGTGCAACCAATGGACAAATCACGCAAGAGCATAAAAAAGTCTTTGAATATCTAGCCAAAAACACGCAAGAAGCAGAAGTTTATCTTTGTTTTGATAATGATACAAAAGGCAAAGAGTTTGCAAAAATTGCAAAGGAATTTTTTAAAGAAGCAAAAGTGCAAATACCAAATTTTAAAGACTTTAACGATGATTTAAAGATTGCAAAGGCAATGAATCTTGATTTTTCTTACACAAAAGAGAAAGTGCATCATATTCTAAAAGAGTGGGAAAAACATAGTGAATTTTTAAATAGAAGCTGGGATATTTTAAAACCTGAAGCAAAAAGAGCGCATATCTTAGAGATAAATTTAAAAGAGATTCCACTTTTTATTGCCCTAAAGCCAAAAATTGAAAATTATCTCCCCACCAAAAGCCTAGAAAAGTCTTATGAAAACTTGGAAGCAAGAATCAAGAAAGAAAGGGAAAGAGAGGCAATGGAGAAAAGAGCAATGCAATCAAAAATACATCTTTAAATCAAAAAAGCGACAGAATATTTCAAAAGCAGTTTAACTTCTTATATACTTAAAAGATTGCGGGGCAGTAAAATTGCCATATTCATTATAAGGGCATAAAGGCTCTTTGTATCTGTTGATATTCTTGATTTTTATCGCATACGCCACTTGTCTATCTTGAAAATATTGCATATAAAAAGATTTTTTAACGCCCGAGTGTCTCCTCGTTTTTTCCCAAACTTTTGTAGGATTGTCTTTTACGATTTCTCCTATTTCAAATTCCCCAATGATTTTCCCCACAGGCTTTGTAACATAAACTTGTATATATTTGACCTCTTTTTTAAATATGACTTTACGATATTCAAATTTTTTCTTGCCATTGAAAATAGCTTCGGCAAATTCAGGCTTAATGGATAATAATGCTTTCATTCACTTCTCCAGCCTTTAGAATTTGTTGGAATTCATCATCATTTAGAGATACAAATCCCCAATAAGGCTCACTTTCTCTTTTGACAATTCCCCTTAATGTATCCAATATAACTCTCTTTTTAAAGGAAATATTATAAGTCATTTTGATAATTTTTGGATATTTCCTACTTTTATAATATTGTTTTAATTCATCTTTAGTAAAAATATTGTGAGGCTTACAATATTTGATAAACTCCTCCTCCGTGAAACTACTAATATGCCTATACTCTTCTACTACACATAAAGAAGTAGCAACAGAGGAATAACTAGCATTAGAAGCTTTTTCGTCTTTTGTGCGGTAGATAATCAATAAATCGCCTTTTTTGAGACTCTCAATTCCTTGTATTTTTGCAATATAAACTTTATGAATACTATTAGCCTCCGAAGAATCTTGAAGTATGCTAAAATTTTCATTCTTAAGCATTGAATCTGAAAACATTCCTGTATGATACTGCGGATAAATACCTAAAATATATTTACTAACATTTTTGGCATTGATTGAGGGGAAATCAAGACAAATATCTTGTTGTATCTCTTTTGAAGTTGTTGCAATGTTTTTTATCAAGACGAGCTCATCACCTTTATTGCCCCATTGTTTAAACCCATATTGCTCTAGTAGGTTGATTAATGCTTTGTGTTTTGAAAAAGCAGTTAAATAGAGGTTAAAAATATTTTTAGATATGGCAAAGTCAAACATTCTCTTAATGAGACGCTCACCAAGCTTTGTCCTATGTGGAACAACTTTAAAAGTCCCAACTTTTATCCAAGCTTTAGTTGAATCCAAAGGCGGTGTGATGCCTGTGTTGTCAATGGGATTTTCCTCTTTAAGATATAAAAAACAAACTAACTCATCTTTTTCGTAAAGAATATAGGCTTTTTCATCTTGTGAAGCTTTTTTATTATACCAATTATCAAAGCCTTGATAATCCTGCCTCAAGGAATCAAAAAAAGTATCTTGCAAATTAACCTTGCTAAAAGATTCGTATTGGATATTTGCCATTTT carries:
- a CDS encoding tyrosine-type recombinase/integrase, whose translation is MKNIYIRNNTIYIDYYKNGKRFRKSTGIKKTSKAIEFVEANILLFQDNIKEARAKYESLNDDSNVVSREQEPFTFKVVSENFLKEKRFLKERTKDFYSSVIKGALIFLKEFNLIFLSDFKRKHNVLFLEFLIKRGYSQKTIKLYFIIFKSFFKYAIDNDLIDKNPIFLPKMKQQTPKETINPFSLEEALNLIKNAQDDLKTYLILGFFCGARTGEILALTFKDINLQTREIIINKSLSDKGIIDSPKTLSSNRVIDMLDIVYNHLKTLKYQSLEQRIIVLPRYKIRSEFYALQKQLKLQRRRLYDTRHSFASIMLSKGEEPMWVGCKMMGHKDLTETYKTYAKYLPKPITHRATFLQDIEI
- a CDS encoding type IV secretion system protein; this translates as MLKQSFVSLSLACMLLSQANASGIPTVDVAAIQQAVLNYNQMIKQYEQMLKDTMNFEKQMDDMGVNMNSVNEILGNTLGLVKDMQNLYDSIVSIPDDILGDVSKVQNACSFLESKSSYFKTKMNQINGIKNKVNRCSIAIANTTDISKSIEDLMKQADKIADFEEYQKVMQEIENVRVANEFLQQKQNEENANRILAFYDTYKEENANNVYSQSKHNSDLRELSKALTKPNNQKQAQALTNSLLLKILESNHRQYEMNLEFYKTMTAFKMQEHKSDIAEESYQKTYTKPTINEKFLNYQYQDSQFETDSLGFPIITLDLVK
- a CDS encoding TrbM/KikA/MpfK family conjugal transfer protein; the protein is MKTQFLTKATLSLALVGSLSILNAQSLSNGVKIQTLSGDTKLSCEALLCLASPIKPSECSPSLARYFGISAKKWKDTITKRKNFLKLCPVDNSDSQMVYYRDQVVANLDSECTIPALNKRVEKQVIRLEKVCAVVGDNGCATFKEINIYGFRVNPNLPRSCALLASSAYTDYRLKYTCNKQFYDEISWNRGYELKEVSQNIYLTLKESEREQGSKLIPISRSEFNKLPQEQRKITQNYNAFGNYISQYNKIVVVFYQKIPIKKDCWING
- a CDS encoding toprim domain-containing protein produces the protein MVKTNLVKLPLDEILLSNGWNIKKDKDSKNYRALENLETGDCVIISRRQNGDYLYFNPNDNQDRGNIYNFCKNRGIKFDYNALDIKNLQEKLATSTLKPLTKTQEDEKTQQILNVFKEFQELPFNNPLFSKRDLNPDLLQEIMGLKQDDFDNIVVPSYTLETLQATKKNFLKQKGYVSYLNRPIVRENPNTKEKKFIKQLCYGKKGLEILKTRETKDFKSVQTLIVSESSIDSLSFIELKKIEPKNMLLCATNGQITQEHKKVFEYLAKNTQEAEVYLCFDNDTKGKEFAKIAKEFFKEAKVQIPNFKDFNDDLKIAKAMNLDFSYTKEKVHHILKEWEKHSEFLNRSWDILKPEAKRAHILEINLKEIPLFIALKPKIENYLPTKSLEKSYENLEARIKKEREREAMEKRAMQSKIHL
- a CDS encoding ASCH domain-containing protein, producing MKALLSIKPEFAEAIFNGKKKFEYRKVIFKKEVKYIQVYVTKPVGKIIGEFEIGEIVKDNPTKVWEKTRRHSGVKKSFYMQYFQDRQVAYAIKIKNINRYKEPLCPYNEYGNFTAPQSFKYIRS
- a CDS encoding GNAT family N-acetyltransferase, whose translation is MANIQYESFSKVNLQDTFFDSLRQDYQGFDNWYNKKASQDEKAYILYEKDELVCFLYLKEENPIDNTGITPPLDSTKAWIKVGTFKVVPHRTKLGERLIKRMFDFAISKNIFNLYLTAFSKHKALINLLEQYGFKQWGNKGDELVLIKNIATTSKEIQQDICLDFPSINAKNVSKYILGIYPQYHTGMFSDSMLKNENFSILQDSSEANSIHKVYIAKIQGIESLKKGDLLIIYRTKDEKASNASYSSVATSLCVVEEYRHISSFTEEEFIKYCKPHNIFTKDELKQYYKSRKYPKIIKMTYNISFKKRVILDTLRGIVKRESEPYWGFVSLNDDEFQQILKAGEVNESIIIH